From Halotia branconii CENA392, the proteins below share one genomic window:
- a CDS encoding alkaline phosphatase D family protein, with translation MNIKSKQPLQFNRRQFLLRSAVTAGGIITTNLVSKSPVFAQSPAFITSDKMRPAIPYGVACGDITDDRVIIWSRSDRPAKMLVEYSTSESFRHARRVVGPNALEDSDFTARLNLNNLPPNQQIFYRVIFQDLDYKNTYSAPVAGSFRTPPMYSKYGRYGRDVFFAWSGDTAGQGWGINPDFGGMKIYETMRKVNPDFFIHSGDNIYADGPIQSEVVLDDGKIWRNITTPEKSKVAETLTEFRGNYKYNLMDENIQRFNAEVPILSQWDDHETTNNWYPGEFLLSDDRYTVKDVSLLAQRARQAFLEYMPIGYKSNNTDKAKIYRSFNYGPSLEIFMLDERTYRGPNTPNNQPVQSKETEFLGRKQVQWLKKQLHKSKATWKVIASDMPLGLIVRDGSTDFEAWANGDGPALGRELQLADLLRFIKYSQIKNVVWLTADVHYAAAHYYDPNKAQFKDFKPFWEFVAGPLNSGTFGPNELENTFGPQLKFQSIPPGTKANRPPSEGLQFFGTVKISTYTEIMTVTLRNLAGEIIYSVDLPPEM, from the coding sequence ATGAATATTAAATCTAAGCAGCCGTTGCAGTTCAACCGTCGCCAGTTCTTGCTACGTTCAGCTGTGACAGCAGGTGGCATTATTACCACAAACCTTGTATCAAAATCACCAGTTTTTGCTCAATCCCCTGCATTTATTACCTCCGACAAAATGCGTCCTGCAATACCTTATGGCGTAGCTTGCGGAGACATCACCGACGATCGCGTGATCATTTGGAGTCGTAGCGATCGCCCTGCCAAAATGTTAGTAGAATATTCCACGAGCGAATCTTTTCGCCATGCGCGGCGCGTTGTCGGACCAAATGCTTTAGAAGACAGCGACTTTACAGCAAGGCTTAATCTCAACAACCTACCGCCAAATCAACAAATATTTTATCGGGTAATTTTCCAAGATTTAGATTACAAAAACACTTATAGCGCTCCTGTAGCTGGGAGTTTCCGTACTCCCCCAATGTATAGCAAATATGGACGATATGGACGAGATGTATTCTTTGCTTGGAGTGGTGACACTGCTGGTCAAGGATGGGGTATCAATCCCGACTTCGGTGGGATGAAAATTTACGAAACTATGCGGAAAGTTAATCCCGACTTTTTCATCCATTCTGGCGATAACATTTATGCTGACGGCCCCATCCAATCAGAGGTCGTGCTAGACGATGGCAAAATCTGGAGAAACATCACCACACCAGAAAAATCTAAAGTAGCAGAAACTCTAACAGAATTTCGGGGTAACTATAAGTACAATTTGATGGATGAAAACATCCAGCGCTTCAACGCTGAAGTTCCCATCTTATCCCAGTGGGATGACCATGAAACTACTAACAACTGGTATCCTGGAGAATTTCTCCTTAGTGATGACCGCTATACAGTCAAGGATGTTTCTTTGCTAGCCCAAAGAGCAAGACAAGCCTTTTTAGAATATATGCCGATTGGATATAAGAGCAACAATACAGACAAAGCAAAAATTTATCGCTCTTTTAATTACGGTCCTTCACTAGAAATTTTCATGCTGGACGAACGCACCTATCGGGGGCCAAACACCCCCAATAACCAGCCAGTCCAAAGTAAAGAAACAGAATTTTTGGGTAGAAAACAGGTACAGTGGTTGAAAAAACAATTACACAAATCAAAAGCAACTTGGAAAGTCATTGCTAGTGATATGCCATTAGGCTTGATAGTCCGAGATGGTAGCACTGATTTTGAAGCTTGGGCTAACGGGGATGGTCCAGCTTTAGGTAGGGAATTACAACTTGCCGACTTACTACGATTTATTAAGTACAGCCAGATCAAAAATGTTGTTTGGTTAACCGCCGATGTACATTATGCTGCTGCTCATTACTACGATCCAAACAAAGCCCAGTTTAAGGACTTTAAACCTTTCTGGGAGTTTGTCGCAGGGCCACTCAACTCTGGTACATTCGGGCCTAATGAATTAGAAAATACTTTTGGGCCACAATTAAAATTTCAAAGCATTCCCCCTGGTACAAAAGCAAATCGACCCCCTAGTGAGGGTTTGCAGTTCTTTGGCACAGTCAAAATTAGTACTTATACAGAAATAATGACAGTAACGCTGCGGAATTTAGCAGGAGAAATTATTTACAGTGTAGATTTGCCACCGGAAATGTAA